From the genome of Leptotrichia trevisanii DSM 22070:
TCCCCATATTCATAATTCTCATTTTCTGCGTAAATTAAATTAATGCTAGCTAAAAATAGCGAAATTGTAAGTAATTTTTTCATTTTTCTTCATTTCTTTAAATATTTTGAAAATTGAATAAATATCAAATCAAATTTTTCTAATTTCCAAATTATCATATTTAAAAATAATTTCTCCTCTCTTTTTCTAAAATATTCAAACTTTACAAACTCACAATCTGAGTTAAATAAAAATACTTTTCAATTCAGGCAAAATAAAAAAATATTTACTTTTTAATTGCCTTCTAAAAAGCATTACGTTTATTATACATTTTTTTTAAATTTATTTCAAGAAGTTTGCAAAAAAAATAGCCTTAAATTTAATTTAAAGCCATTTTTTCAATATAAATATTTTTATAAAATTTAGAATGCAGGAATTACTCTACCTTCGTATTTCTCTTCAATATATTTTTTAACTTTTTCACTTTGTAATGCTTTTACAAGTTTTTTAACTCTTTCATCATTTTCATTTCCTTTTAAAACTGTAATAATGTTTACATATGGTGAATCTTTACCTTCAATCAAGATAATTTCATTTTTTGTAACACCAGCATCAATTGCAAAGTTTGAATTTATGATTGCTCCTGCAACTTCGCTTAATCTTGGTGCAATTTGCTCATTTGATAATGTTTCAATTTTAATATTTTTTGGATTTGCAGCAATGTCTGCTGGTGTAGAATCTAGTTTTGTGTTGTCTTTTAATTTTATAATACCAGCTTTATCAAGTAAAATTAATGCACGTCCTCCGTTTGTTGGATCGTTAGGAATAATTAAAGTATCTCCATTTTTCAAATCATTAATATTTTTTATTTTTTTAGAATACAATGCCATTGGCTCCAAATGAATATTTCCAACTGCTGACAATCCAATATTATTTTTCTTTCCAAAATCATCCATATATGGAACATGTTGAAAGAAATTCGCATCTATACTTTTATCTGCAAGTGCCTTGTTTGGCTGAACATAGTCATTAAACTCAACTACTTCCAGTTCAATTCCTTCTTTTTTCAAGTCATCTTTTACCAAATTCAATAATTCAGCGTGTGGAATAGGTGTAGCCCCCACAATTAATTTTTCAGTTTTTGCAGCTCCACCTTGGCTGTCAGCCGCCCCCTTAGTTTCATTCTTATTTCCACAAGCTACTAAAAATAATGCTGTTGCTAATAATAATGATAATATTTTTTTCATAAATACCTCCAAAATTTTTATTTATAATTTATTTTACAACCTTCTACTAAAATACTGGAATAATCACATCTTTGTATTTTTCTTCCATATATTTCTTAACTTTTTCACTTTGCAACGCCTTCAACAATTTCTGAATTTTAGGATCATTTTCATTCCCTTTCAATGTTGCAAGTACATTTGCATAAGGAGAATCCTTGTCTTCTTTCAAAAGTCCATCATCTTTATATGACAATCCTGCATTCAATGCAAAACTGCTATTTACAATTGAAGCTGCCACTTCAGGTAATCTTGGCGGCAACTGTTCTGCCGAAAGTTCCTCAAACTTAATATTTTTTGGATTGCTCACAATATCTTTCAATGTTGCTTCCGTATTTTTATTATCACTTAATTTCATAATTCCACCTTTGTCAAGTAAAATTAATGAACGTGCCAAGTTTGTCGGATCATTTGGCAATAAAATAGTATCTCCATTTTTTAAGTCATTAATGCTTTTTATTTTTTTTGAATACAGTGCAAGAGTTGGCAAATACACTTTTCCAACTGCCACCATTTCAAATCCATTTTTCTTCCCAAAATTTTCCATATATGGAATATGCTGGAAAAAATTCGCATCAACCTCCTTGGACTGCAGCACTTTATTAGGCTGAACATAATCATTAAACTCAACTATCTCCAGTTCAATCCCTTCTTTCCTTAAATCATCTTTTACAACATTCAAAATTTCTCCCGCTGGAACGGGCGTAGCTGCAACCTTTAATTTTTGAACCTTTTTATTTTCAGAATTTTTAGCAGCTTTATCAGGATTTCCGCAAGCTATCAAAAATAACGCTGCAATCAGGACTAATAAAATTTTTTTCATGAAATCATCTCCCTTGCTGTATCTATATTATTAAACTAAACTCTTTTTCTCTTGTTCATCAACATTTTTACAATGCTGTTTCCAATAAACTGTATAATTTGTACAAGCAAAATTATAACAATTGTAGCCTGCCACATAACTTCAGGCTTGGATCTCTGATAACCGTCAATTACAGCGGCATTTCCAAGTCCACCACCACCGATTGTCCCAGCCATCGCAGAATATCCAATTAGACTGATTAACGTCAACGTCAAACCATGAACAAGTGCAGGCAATGCTTCCGGTATCATCACTTTAAAAATAATTTCAGAAACTGTTGCACCCATAGATTTTGAAGCCTCAATAAGCCCTTCATCCACTTCCTTTAACGCCCCTTCAATGATTCTTGCCACAAATGGTGCAGATCCTAACGAAAGCGGAACAATAAATGCAATACTTCCGTAAGATTTATTTACAAGCATTCTTGAAAGTGGTATTAATAAAACCATTAGAATTATAAATGGAATTGATCTTGTAATATTTACAATAATCATATCCAGTATCTTATGAATCGTCTTATTGGGTTTAACCCCCTTTTCATCAGATGTTACAAGTAGAATTCCAATCGGCAGTCCGATAATTAATGCTATAATTGTTGAAATAAATACCATATAAATTGTTTCCCAAAGAGGCTCAGCCATATTTTGAAACTGTAAAAATTTAACCCAGTCAAATCTCATTATACCACCTCCGAATCTATTTTATTTTCTTTTAGCCATTCAATAATGTCTTTTGCTTTTTCTTCGTTTGCTGAAATTTCTATCAATAAGTTTCCAACGATAATATCGCCTACCTTATCAATAAATCCACCTAAAATATTTACTTCCACATCATATTTGCGGATAATTTTTGTAATATAGGACTCATTTACCTGTTCCTCGTTATATTTCAATCTCAATCGTAATTTTCCGCTATTTTCTTCACGACTTTTTATTTCTTCTTCCGTCCTAAATTCTTCATGTGAAATATTTTCTACAAATTCTTTTGCCAATTCTGTCTTAGGATTTAAGAAAATTTCCTTTGTTTCCCCTTTTTCAATAATTTCTCCATCCGACATAATTGCAGCTTTATTACAAATTTTCTTTATAACTTCCATCTGATGTGTAATTAAAATTATCGTTATACCAAATTTTTTATTTATATCCTTCAAAAGTTCCAAAATAGAATTGGTTGTCCTAGGATCAAGTGCCGAGGTTGCTTCATCCGAAAGCAATAATTGCGGATTGTTTGCCAATGCCCTTGCTATCGCCACACGTTGCTTCTGTCCACCTGAAAGCTGTTCAGGATAACTCAGTTTTTTGTCTGAAAGCCCTACAATTTCAAGCAATTCATCTACTCTTTTATTAATATTCTTCTTTTTCCATTTGGCAATCTTTAATGGGAAAGCCACATTATCAGCTACATTTTTAGAATTTAACAAATTGAAGTGCTGAAAAATCATTCCTGTTTTTTTTCTGTATTCACGTAATAATCTTATATTAAAATCTAAAATATTTTTATCTTCATACCCAAGACTTTTTTTCTTTTTTTTATCAATAATTTCGTGCCTCACAAGAATTTCCCCAGAAGTAGGCTCTTCCAGTCTATTAAGAAGCCGTATGAGTGTAGACTTCCCAGCCCCACTAAGCCCCATAATTCCGTAAATATCCCCTTGCTCAATATCAAGATTCACATTATTTACAGCCAGCAGTTCCTGTCCATTATTAAGTCTATATTTTTTTACCAAATTTCTTATCTTAATTAAACTATCCATATTTCACCTCTTTTTCATATATTTTGCTTTACCTTTACTTTTGTAGTCAAAAAGATTATATTATTTCTCACTTTAAAAGTCAACTATTTTTAAAATACTTTTTTATATTATATCATTTTTATATTGTATATACAAGTTTTATTTTTTAATAAAAAAAATTTTTTAAAAGAAAAGGGTATTGCTATGATACCCCCTAAAATTAGCTATTTAACTATTTGTATTCAAAAATTCCCTTACTCTTTGAGAAAATGGATTTTCAAATATTTGCTGCGAACTTCCTGTTTCCAGTATTTCACCTTTTTCCATAACGATTATCCTGTCTGAAATTTCACGGACAAAGTTCATTTCGTGGCTTACAATCAGCATTGTAATTTTCTGATTTTTCAGTTTTCTTATTATATCCAGCACTTCCTTTACCAGTTCAGGATCAAGTGCTGATGTTGGCTCGTCAAAAAGCATAATATCCGGCTGTAATGCCAATGCCCTCGCTATTGCCACACGCTGCTTCTGTCCACCTGAAAGTTCATTCGGAAAACTGTCAATTTTATCTGAGAGTCCGACTAAATCTAACATTTTTTTGGTAATATTTTCAGCCTCTGTCATATCTATCTTTTTTACAAGTTTTAAAGTTTTGACTATATTATTTCTAACCGACATATGAGGAAATAAATTAAATGTCTGAAAAACCATTCCTGTCTTTAACAGCATTTCCTTTTTTATTTTTTTATCAACATTCTTATCCGTTAAATTATTCCCCTCAATCAGCACTTCTCCCGATGTTATGCTTTCCAAATCAACTATACAGCGTAAAATTGTTGACTTTCCGCTTCCAGAAGGCCCTATTAATGAAACAACTTCACCTTTATCAATGTATAAATTAATATTTTTCAAAATTACATTATCGCCATACTGTTTTTTTAAATTTTTTAATTCTATTATTTTTTCACTTTCCACAATTTATCTCCCAGTTTCTCTGTATTTTAGTAAAACTATATACAAATCAGAAATTTTAAATTCTAATTTTATTTATTTTTTCAATACCCTTAAATAATCTATCAACAGCAAAACTTAGCACCAGATAAATAATAATCGCACAAATATATGGAGTAACATTATAATAAATATTAGCCAGTTCCTTTGTCCGTTTCATTACCTCTGTCACAGCAAGAACATACACAAGGGAAGTATCTTTTATAAGTGTAATCGCCTCATTTCCCAATGTTGGTAACACTCTTCTTATTGCCTGTGGCAAAATAACGTATATTATTTTTTGCCAATAGCTGTAACCTAGCACTTTTGCCACTTCATGCTGTCCCTTATCAATGCTTTCTATTCCACTTCTCATAATTTCTACAAGATATGCAGCATAATTTATGATAAATGTAATCGTAGCCGCCGTGTATGGTGCAAGGACAATTTTATAACCTCCAAAATTCATTAGCGGTATTCCATAATAAACAACCATTAATTGCAGCATCAAGGGAGTCCCACGAAAAATCCAGGTATAAACTGAAATGATAAATTTTACTATCTTATTTTTTCCTGTATACGCCAACGCTCCTAAAATTCCCAACGGGACGGAAAATAAAACCGTGAATATATACAGCACCACTACATTCGGTAAGGTTTTTATCAGTTCTATAAATATTGATAACGACTGATTCATTAATCTTTAAACCATTTAGAATAAATTTTTTGATATGTCCCGTCTGCTTTTAATTCCTCAATAGCTTTATTTACAGCTTCAATCAATTTTGTGTTTCCTTTTTTAGCCGCAATTCCATATTCCTCTTCACCATAATTCTCACTTAAAATTTTGTACAATTCTTTGTTAGCCTGAGTTTCTTTTGTCTTTTTAGTATATTTTGCCAATACTTCATCAGCTATGATTGCATCAACTCTCCCTGCGTCAAGATCCATAAATGCCTGATCATATTGGGCATAAGTCTTAAATTCCTTAAATTTCTTATCGTCTCCTGATTTTTTCACAGCTTCCTCTCCGCTGCTTTCAGTCTGACTTCCAACATTTTTTCCTGCCAAATCGGCTTTTGTATTAATACTTGAACCTGCTTTAACCACTATAAGCTGGTGACTTGTAAAATACGGTTTTGTCATTTCAGTTTCTTTTTTTCTTTCTTCCGTTATAGTAAGTCCATTCCAGATTAAATCAATATTTCCTCCATTTAAATCCAGTATCTTAGAATCCCAGTTTATCGGCTTAAATTCAACTTCAACTCCTAACTTCTGAACAACCGCCCTAGCCAAGTCAATATCAAACCCCACAATCTCACCTTTTTCATTCTTAAATCCCATTGGAACGAACGAATCATCAAGTCCAACCACTATTTTCTCAGGAATCCCATCAGCATTTTTCTCTTCCTTTTTTTCCTCCTTCTGAACACTGCACATAAACACACTTAATGCCAAAATCATAAGTAACATTATTTTTTTCATTTCTACTGCCTCCTGCTTTCATTTATATACTAAAATTTACAAACTAATTTCTAAATATATTATAATAATAACATTTTTTAAAACATTTTGTCAATAATTATAATATATAACTTTTATATAGTTCAATATATATTATTTATGATTGAATATTAAAAAATTAAAATTAAAAATACAAGGTGAGCAACTATTCCCCACCTCTTTTATAATTATTCACATTTTTCTCATTTAAATATTAGGTTATTTTATTTAATAACAGTTTTATTATTTTCTCTTTTTTCGCAGGATTGCTCATTGCCGCAAAACCTTATCTTGCAGTAAAGATTTATCCTAATAATTAAAAGCTCCGTCAATTTATAAATTATATTTTAATTATTTAGAAATACTAATTTTTTTATCCTTTGTTGAGAAAGTTTGTAAGAAATTTATTATTTAAATAGAGTTTAGTATAAATTCTATTTTTGTACCATCAAAACATTAAACACATTTTCTAAATCTGTCTTTGCACTCAAAATATTACTTGCACTCATTACTACATCCTGAATATTCTGATTTTTTACACCTGCTACCATTTTTTGTATATTTTCTGATAATGTTTTTGAACTTTCCTTTATTTTTTTGAAATCTGCTTCACTTATATTTTCTTTTTTTGCATTTTCCAGTGTCATTTCAACTACTGCCTTATATGTGTTTTGCACATCATTATTTGCTTGTTCCAGTATTTTTACTTCATTTTCATCAAAGTTTAGATTGTTTTTTCCGAAGGCTGTTTTTCCAAATTTATCTACTGAATTTACAAATTTCAAAACATTTAATTTTACTGTTTTTCCATCCTTCTGTAATTGGTTTACCATTTTTTGATTGATTATCTGGGCAATTTCATGTAATGAATTAGCAAAAATTTTGTGATTTTCCTGTCTGTTTTGCAGTACAACTTTGTATTTATCATTCAGTTCTCCTGCTTTTGCCAGTTTATCAGTTTTATAATCACCTTTTTCAAAATAATCATTAATTTCTGTCAGCACCTTTTGTTCCTCTACCAATGAATTTATCAGATTTTCAGCATTTTTGTCAATTGCTTCCATTTTTGGACTTTTTTGCATTACATCTGTAATTTCTTTTATATATTCGCCAGTCAGGTTAATTGAATTATTCAGATTTCCCATAAATGCAGGTACTTCTGAAATATTTTTTATATTTCCAGCTTCATTAGTAAATTCCTCTTTTTTTATTTCTGTGAAGAATGTATTCCATTCTTCAGAATTTGGTACATCGCCCAATTTTGAATATTCATTATATTTCGCAATTTCCTCAGCCGAAATGTCCCTTTTCACATCCGTTACTTCCACTTTATCCTTGTCATTCTTGCCATTGCCCTTATTATCACAACCAGCAAGAACCAACAATGCCATTATTCCAATCAAAACATATTTTTTCAATTTCATTGTCTTCCCTCCAGAATATTTTATTTTTACAAACTTATTATTTTTACAATACCTGTTATTATACCAAATTTTTATTTATTTAACAAATTTTATACTAATCCTGCAAGCTTCAAAATGTAAAGCCATCCCGTCAACGTAAAAATGCTCATAATTGTCGTAACCATCACAGTTCCCGAAGTTACAGCCCCATTATGCCCCATTCCTCTTGCCATCGTAAATGAAGTCGGAGTTGTCGGGCTTCCCAGCATTCCAAGCACAGCAACCAGCTTTTCGTCCTTAAATCCAAATTTTATGGCTATTGGCAAAAATATCGCCGTAAGAAGTAGGAGCTTGAATGAAGACGAAACTAATACGATCTTTAGTTTTGAAAAAACTTCCTTTACATCAAAACTCGCTCCAAGTGCAAGCAGCCCAAGGGGAGTTGCCGCTGCAGAAAACGTTGAAATTGATTTCTTCATAATTACTGGCTGCGGGATTTTTAATAATGCCCAAACCATTCCAGCCAGAATTCCAAGTATCAGAGGATTTTTCATAACTCCCTTTAACGTATTTTTCAAAACTGCTCTATTCAATTTCCCCTGCTTTGGACGCAGCAGCATCAAAATCACAACCGAAGCGACATTGTACAAAGGGACAGCTCCGATTACCATAAGTGCTACAATTTTAGCCTCTCCATACACATTCTGCACAAAGGCATAAGCAAGCAGAGCAGCGCTGCTTCTAAATCCCGCCTGAATAAATTCCCCACGGATTGACTTATCTCTTAAAAAAATTGAAACAATGCACATTATCGTTATCGAAAAAAATGTTGCAAAAAAGCAAAAAAGCAAATATTTCAAATCCCAGATTGCTGAAAAATCAGACAGCGACAATTCCTTAAATAATAGCACAGGCAAAAGTGCCAGAAATACAAATCTATTCATCTTATCTGCAAATTCCAAGTCTATAATCCCTATTTTTCTAAAAATGTATCCAAGTAACATAAGTAAAAATACAGGCATTGTTGCATTCAAGCAAAATATTAATTCTTTCATTTTCCTCCTTAACTTCCACACGCTACATAAAACACTGGAATTCCATCTTTTTCATTACCTGAATCCATACCTTCAAAAAATACATGATCTCCTAATTCTTTATTTGCCTGCTGATTATGTACTTTTGTTATTAATTCAAGATTTGTAAAATATTTTCCATTATCAGCCTTTAACAATGCTCTTACATCAACTTGAAAATAACCATCATCTGCATACTCTTCCGACAATCCTTCTTCATCAGTCGTCTCATTTTTCAGCAAGTCTTCTTTCCCTTTTATCCATGCTTCATAATCAACATAAATTTCTGACTGGTTAACAGCTATTTCATCAGGATTCCATTCTCTATCAACATATTCACGCATTCTGTCATAATATGCCTTAATATCCTTATTAAAATCTTCTGAATTTTCATAAATTTTCTTACTAAACGTCCACATAACATCATCAAGTGCCATATTTTCTCCACCTTTCAAATTTTTATATTTTACATTAATTATTTTTAACAACTAAATATTTTTAATTCCTGAATCATAAATTTTAAATTTTGAATAAACTCTGATAAACAAAACTATTTTATAATTTTATCAATAACTCCTCCACCAAGACAAACTTCACCATCATAAGCAACCACAATCTGCCCCAATGTTACAGCCTTTTGCAGCTCATCAAAAATCACTTCATATTCATTTTCATTCAGCTTATTAATTACAGCTTTTGTATCTTTTTGTCTGTATCTAAATTTTACAGTGCACTCCAGCGGAAACCGCACTTCATTAATAAAATTAAAATCAGTTGCAATTAAACCTTTTGAATAAAGCACTGAATTATCGCCCTGTGTTACAATCAGTTCATTTTTTTCCAAATCCTTATCCACAACAAACCAAGGCTCTCCAGTACCTTCCTTTGTATTTCCAATTCCAATTCCTTTTCTCTGTCCAATTGTGTAATACATAAGCCCATTATGATGCCCCAGCACTTTTCCTTGTGTATTTACAATATTTCCACCTTTTGCAGGCAAGTATTGCGATAAAAACTTATTAAAGTCACGTTCTCCAATGAAGCAAATTCCTGTACTGTCTTTTTTCTTCGCTGTTGCCAAATTATATTTTTCAGCTATTTCACGGATTTGTGGCTTTGTAAATTCTCCCAATGGAAACAGCACTTTTTCCAACTGTTCCTGATTTAATTGGCAAAGAAAATACGTCTGATCCTTGTTATCATCAATTCCTCTTAACATAGTCGATTTGATTTTTCCATCTTTTTCCTCGTGAACAATTCTCGCATAATGCCCTGTTGCCACGTAATCAGCCCCAAGTTTCATTGCATAGTCCAGAAATGCACGGAACTTGATTTCCTTGTTACACATTACATCAGGATTTGGTGTTCTTCCCTTTTTATACTCATCTAAAAAATACGTAAAAACCTTATCCCAATATTCCTTCACAAAATTCACCGAATAATAAGATATCCCCAATTGCTCCGCCACAGCAATCACATCCTTATAATCCTCTTCCGCCATACAGACTCCATTTTCGTCCTTCTCTTCCCAGTTCTTCATAAAAACCCCAATTACATCGTATCCCTGTTCTTTAAGCAAAATAGCCGCAACTGAAGAATCTACCCCGCCTGACATTCCTAACACAACTTTTTTTCTTCCCATAATATTTCCTTTCCTTATATTTCCAAAAACTTAAACTTCTTTCAAAACCTTTCTTTCTATAAAAATAAGTATATCATAATATATTGCAACAGACAAGGAAAATAATTTAAGTAACAGGATAAACAAATTGATTTTTCCATATTTCAGTGTTATACTTAATGTTAGCAGATTATTGTAAAAAATAAATTTAAAATATTATTTAGAGGTGATTAACTATGAAATCAGGCTATGAAATTTTGAACAATCCATTCCTTAACAAAGGTACAGCTTTTACAAAAAAGGAAAGAGAAGAATATGGATTATTAGGACTTTTACCGCCGTATATTCAAACTATAGATGAACAGGCAAAACAGACTTATGGGCAATTTCTGAAAAAAGACAAGTTAATTGAAAAAAGACATTTCTTAATGGAAATTTTTAATACAAACAGAACATTATTTTATTATTTATTTAGCAAACACGTAGTTGAATTTATGCCAATTGTTTATGATCCTGTAATTGCAGAAAGCATAGAAAATTACAGTGAATTATTTGTAAATCCTCAAAATGCGGCTTATTTGTCAGTAAAAGAGCCAGAAAACATAGAAACTATTTTAAAAAATGCTGCTGACAACAGAAAAATCCGTTTAATTGTCGTTACTGATGCAGAAGGAATCCTTGGAATTGGTGACTGGGGAACTAACGGAGTTGACATTTCAGTTGGAAAACTGATGGTTTACACTGCCGCCGC
Proteins encoded in this window:
- the mnmA gene encoding tRNA 2-thiouridine(34) synthase MnmA; protein product: MMGRKKVVLGMSGGVDSSVAAILLKEQGYDVIGVFMKNWEEKDENGVCMAEEDYKDVIAVAEQLGISYYSVNFVKEYWDKVFTYFLDEYKKGRTPNPDVMCNKEIKFRAFLDYAMKLGADYVATGHYARIVHEEKDGKIKSTMLRGIDDNKDQTYFLCQLNQEQLEKVLFPLGEFTKPQIREIAEKYNLATAKKKDSTGICFIGERDFNKFLSQYLPAKGGNIVNTQGKVLGHHNGLMYYTIGQRKGIGIGNTKEGTGEPWFVVDKDLEKNELIVTQGDNSVLYSKGLIATDFNFINEVRFPLECTVKFRYRQKDTKAVINKLNENEYEVIFDELQKAVTLGQIVVAYDGEVCLGGGVIDKIIK
- a CDS encoding amino acid ABC transporter substrate-binding protein; its protein translation is MKKIMLLMILALSVFMCSVQKEEKKEEKNADGIPEKIVVGLDDSFVPMGFKNEKGEIVGFDIDLARAVVQKLGVEVEFKPINWDSKILDLNGGNIDLIWNGLTITEERKKETEMTKPYFTSHQLIVVKAGSSINTKADLAGKNVGSQTESSGEEAVKKSGDDKKFKEFKTYAQYDQAFMDLDAGRVDAIIADEVLAKYTKKTKETQANKELYKILSENYGEEEYGIAAKKGNTKLIEAVNKAIEELKADGTYQKIYSKWFKD
- a CDS encoding AEC family transporter, yielding MKELIFCLNATMPVFLLMLLGYIFRKIGIIDLEFADKMNRFVFLALLPVLLFKELSLSDFSAIWDLKYLLFCFFATFFSITIMCIVSIFLRDKSIRGEFIQAGFRSSAALLAYAFVQNVYGEAKIVALMVIGAVPLYNVASVVILMLLRPKQGKLNRAVLKNTLKGVMKNPLILGILAGMVWALLKIPQPVIMKKSISTFSAAATPLGLLALGASFDVKEVFSKLKIVLVSSSFKLLLLTAIFLPIAIKFGFKDEKLVAVLGMLGSPTTPTSFTMARGMGHNGAVTSGTVMVTTIMSIFTLTGWLYILKLAGLV
- a CDS encoding methionine ABC transporter ATP-binding protein; the encoded protein is MDSLIKIRNLVKKYRLNNGQELLAVNNVNLDIEQGDIYGIMGLSGAGKSTLIRLLNRLEEPTSGEILVRHEIIDKKKKKSLGYEDKNILDFNIRLLREYRKKTGMIFQHFNLLNSKNVADNVAFPLKIAKWKKKNINKRVDELLEIVGLSDKKLSYPEQLSGGQKQRVAIARALANNPQLLLSDEATSALDPRTTNSILELLKDINKKFGITIILITHQMEVIKKICNKAAIMSDGEIIEKGETKEIFLNPKTELAKEFVENISHEEFRTEEEIKSREENSGKLRLRLKYNEEQVNESYITKIIRKYDVEVNILGGFIDKVGDIIVGNLLIEISANEEKAKDIIEWLKENKIDSEVV
- a CDS encoding DUF3829 domain-containing protein, with translation MKLKKYVLIGIMALLVLAGCDNKGNGKNDKDKVEVTDVKRDISAEEIAKYNEYSKLGDVPNSEEWNTFFTEIKKEEFTNEAGNIKNISEVPAFMGNLNNSINLTGEYIKEITDVMQKSPKMEAIDKNAENLINSLVEEQKVLTEINDYFEKGDYKTDKLAKAGELNDKYKVVLQNRQENHKIFANSLHEIAQIINQKMVNQLQKDGKTVKLNVLKFVNSVDKFGKTAFGKNNLNFDENEVKILEQANNDVQNTYKAVVEMTLENAKKENISEADFKKIKESSKTLSENIQKMVAGVKNQNIQDVVMSASNILSAKTDLENVFNVLMVQK
- a CDS encoding MetQ/NlpA family ABC transporter substrate-binding protein — protein: MKKILLVLIAALFLIACGNPDKAAKNSENKKVQKLKVAATPVPAGEILNVVKDDLRKEGIELEIVEFNDYVQPNKVLQSKEVDANFFQHIPYMENFGKKNGFEMVAVGKVYLPTLALYSKKIKSINDLKNGDTILLPNDPTNLARSLILLDKGGIMKLSDNKNTEATLKDIVSNPKNIKFEELSAEQLPPRLPEVAASIVNSSFALNAGLSYKDDGLLKEDKDSPYANVLATLKGNENDPKIQKLLKALQSEKVKKYMEEKYKDVIIPVF
- a CDS encoding amino acid ABC transporter ATP-binding protein, whose product is MIELKNLKKQYGDNVILKNINLYIDKGEVVSLIGPSGSGKSTILRCIVDLESITSGEVLIEGNNLTDKNVDKKIKKEMLLKTGMVFQTFNLFPHMSVRNNIVKTLKLVKKIDMTEAENITKKMLDLVGLSDKIDSFPNELSGGQKQRVAIARALALQPDIMLFDEPTSALDPELVKEVLDIIRKLKNQKITMLIVSHEMNFVREISDRIIVMEKGEILETGSSQQIFENPFSQRVREFLNTNS
- a CDS encoding methionine ABC transporter permease, whose amino-acid sequence is MRFDWVKFLQFQNMAEPLWETIYMVFISTIIALIIGLPIGILLVTSDEKGVKPNKTIHKILDMIIVNITRSIPFIILMVLLIPLSRMLVNKSYGSIAFIVPLSLGSAPFVARIIEGALKEVDEGLIEASKSMGATVSEIIFKVMIPEALPALVHGLTLTLISLIGYSAMAGTIGGGGLGNAAVIDGYQRSKPEVMWQATIVIILLVQIIQFIGNSIVKMLMNKRKRV
- a CDS encoding amino acid ABC transporter permease encodes the protein MNQSLSIFIELIKTLPNVVVLYIFTVLFSVPLGILGALAYTGKNKIVKFIISVYTWIFRGTPLMLQLMVVYYGIPLMNFGGYKIVLAPYTAATITFIINYAAYLVEIMRSGIESIDKGQHEVAKVLGYSYWQKIIYVILPQAIRRVLPTLGNEAITLIKDTSLVYVLAVTEVMKRTKELANIYYNVTPYICAIIIYLVLSFAVDRLFKGIEKINKIRI
- a CDS encoding MetQ/NlpA family ABC transporter substrate-binding protein, with translation MKKILSLLLATALFLVACGNKNETKGAADSQGGAAKTEKLIVGATPIPHAELLNLVKDDLKKEGIELEVVEFNDYVQPNKALADKSIDANFFQHVPYMDDFGKKNNIGLSAVGNIHLEPMALYSKKIKNINDLKNGDTLIIPNDPTNGGRALILLDKAGIIKLKDNTKLDSTPADIAANPKNIKIETLSNEQIAPRLSEVAGAIINSNFAIDAGVTKNEIILIEGKDSPYVNIITVLKGNENDERVKKLVKALQSEKVKKYIEEKYEGRVIPAF